The proteins below are encoded in one region of Lactuca sativa cultivar Salinas chromosome 3, Lsat_Salinas_v11, whole genome shotgun sequence:
- the LOC111883590 gene encoding heat shock 70 kDa protein 1-like yields the protein MEGGRRRLFVSKLTSGTGQKNNITITNDKGRPSKDKIEKMVQEAGKYESRDDEPKKKLEVKNALVNYTYNMRNTAKDEKLGENLTPVDKKIEDAIDEVIVWLYTNQLAEGDEFKDKMKELFPILKLLG from the exons ATGGAAGGGGGACGGCGGCGGCTTTTCGTGTCCAAACTTACATCTG GTACAGGGCAAAAGAACAATATTACAATTACTAATGACAAGGGAAGACCTTCAAAGGATAAGATTGAGAAGATGGTTCAGGAAGCTGGGAAGTATGAGTCTAGAGATGATGAGCCCAAGAAGAAGTTGGAGGTGAAGAATGCTTTAGTGAATTATACGTATAACATGAGGAACACAGCGAAAGATGAGAAGCTTGGTGAGAATTTGACTCCGGTTGATAAGAAGATTGAGGATGCGATTGATGAGGTGATTGTGTGGTTATATACAAATCAGTTGGCTGAGGGGGATGAGTTTAAGGATAAGATGAAGGAGCTTTTTCCCATTTTGAAACTTTTAGGTTAG